Proteins encoded within one genomic window of Bacteroidota bacterium:
- a CDS encoding TetR/AcrR family transcriptional regulator: MGISERKEREKEQRKNDIIDAAEKIFFKKGLSNSTMDEVAKEAELSKGTLYLYFKSKEEIYFEIKLRAVNILNRMFKKSILPEKTGFENCTEIGKTYVKFLNDYSNYFKVMVYFESTDCKICDFKDKCENFFKDDNPLNSFIQII, translated from the coding sequence ATGGGTATATCAGAACGTAAAGAAAGAGAAAAAGAGCAACGAAAAAACGATATAATTGACGCTGCCGAAAAAATATTCTTTAAAAAAGGATTAAGTAATTCAACGATGGATGAAGTTGCCAAAGAAGCTGAGCTTAGCAAAGGCACTTTGTATTTGTATTTTAAAAGCAAAGAAGAAATTTATTTTGAAATAAAATTGAGAGCTGTAAATATTTTGAATAGAATGTTTAAAAAATCAATTTTACCTGAAAAAACCGGCTTTGAAAATTGTACAGAGATTGGAAAAACTTATGTTAAATTTTTAAACGACTACAGTAATTATTTTAAAGTAATGGTTTACTTTGAAAGTACTGATTGCAAAATTTGTGATTTTAAAGATAAATGTGAGAATTTTTTTAAAGACGATAATCCGTTGAATTCATTTATTCAAATTATTA